A stretch of Miscanthus floridulus cultivar M001 chromosome 13, ASM1932011v1, whole genome shotgun sequence DNA encodes these proteins:
- the LOC136500495 gene encoding 14-3-3-like protein GF14-C: MSREENVYMAKLAEQAERYEEMVEYMEKVAKTVDVEELTVEERNLLSVAYKNVIGARRASWRIVSSIEQKEESRKNEEHVNLIKEYRGKIEAELSNICDGILKLLDSHLVPSSTAAESKVFYLKMKGDYHRYLAEFKTGAERKESAESTMVAYKAAQDIALAELAPTHPIRLGLALNFSVFYYEILNSPDKACNLAKQAFDEAISELDTLGEESYKDSTLIMQLLRDNLTLWTSDLTEDGADEGKEASKGDAGEGQ, encoded by the exons ATGTCGAGGGAGGAGAATGTTTACATGGCCAAGCTGGCTGAGCAGGCCGAAAGGTACGAGGAGATGGTTGAGTATATGGAGAAGGTGGCCAAGACTGTAGATGTTGAAGAGCTCACTGTTGAGGAGCGGAACCTCCTGTCTGTTGCATACAAGAATGTCATTGGGGCTCGCCGTGCTTCATGGCGCATTGTCTCTTCCATTGAACAGAAGGAGGAGTCCCGTAAGAACGAAGAGCATGTGAACCTTATCAAGGAATACCGTGGGAAGATTGAGGCTGAACTGAGCAACATCTGTGATGGCATCCTGAAGCTGCTTGACTCCCACCTAGTTCCTTCTTCTACTGCTGCCGAATCAAAGGTCTTCTACCTCAAGATGAAGGGTGACTATCACAG GTATCTTGCGGAATTTAAGACTGGTGCTGAGAGGAAGGAATCTGCTGAGAGCACAATGGTAGCCTACAAGGCTGCTCAG GACATTGCTCTGGCTGAGCTGGCACCTACCCATCCGATAAGGCTTGGGCTTGCTCTTAACTTCTCAGTGTTCTATTATGAGATTCTGAACTCCCCAGACAAAGCTTGCAACCTTGCAAAGCAG GCGTTTGATGAAGCTATCTCTGAGTTAGACACCCTTGGGGAGGAGTCATACAAAGATAGCACTCTGATCATGCAGCTCCTAAGGGACAACTTGACCCTTTGGACCTCTGACCTCACG GAGGATGGTGCTGATGAGGGCAAAGAAGCCTCGAAAGGCGATGCTGGTGAGGGACAGTAA